A window of Selenomonas ruminantium subsp. lactilytica TAM6421 contains these coding sequences:
- the ftsL gene encoding cell division protein FtsL — translation MLARQEEYYEEEAHVLTPAEERTELRKAPKEPLFKTVLDTRLRTHGQLLFLTMTVLALLVTVGSGVSASRGYELVAIQQQADQLEQENERLKIEIAKLKSPERIKTIAKDQLGMEVPKHTYFSSEK, via the coding sequence ATGTTAGCCAGACAGGAAGAATATTATGAGGAAGAAGCCCATGTGCTTACACCTGCTGAGGAGAGAACGGAGCTGCGCAAAGCGCCGAAGGAACCGCTCTTCAAGACGGTACTGGATACCAGGCTGCGCACCCATGGCCAGCTGCTGTTCCTGACCATGACGGTATTGGCACTGCTAGTAACGGTGGGCAGCGGTGTCAGCGCCAGCAGGGGTTATGAGCTCGTAGCCATCCAGCAGCAGGCTGATCAGCTGGAGCAGGAAAATGAACGACTGAAGATTGAGATTGCTAAATTAAAGTCGCCGGAGCGCATTAAAACCATTGCCAAGGATCAGCTGGGGATGGAGGTTCCGAAGCATACTTATTTCAGCAGTGAAAAATAA
- the murD gene encoding UDP-N-acetylmuramoyl-L-alanine--D-glutamate ligase: MDLTGKKVLIIGAGISGFAAAKITRRLGAQVTLSDAKNEADFKDSEESFAELRDMGVALVFGPQSEELLDGVSLVIVSPAVPARIPLIQAAYQRKIRVASEVELAYRLKKAPICAVTGTNGKTTTVTLLGLLLEAHFDKVGVGGNIGVPLSEVALEIPADGCIAAEISSYQMEVTEEFHPRVATVLNVTPDHIVRHGSIEEYQRMKERMFAQQNSKDFLVLNYDDDRVKDMANRASAHVVFFSRQVHLHEGAYLEGDMLTIAWNGEDYPLCTIGELGIKGAHNVENALAAVMSAFLAGCTAEEMIPVLKSFRGVEHRIEYVRTLNGVEYYNDSKATNTDSAIKALETFADGIVLLAGGDDKMTDLTDFLVRVKERVTDLVLVGAAADRFEQEALKHGYPAEHIHRAGFSMEKAVELAHDLAKAPQVVLLSPACASFDMYNGMAERGRHFKDLVDKLQ; the protein is encoded by the coding sequence ATGGATTTGACGGGCAAGAAGGTACTCATTATCGGTGCTGGCATCAGCGGCTTTGCGGCGGCGAAAATTACCCGCCGTTTAGGGGCGCAGGTGACGTTGAGCGATGCGAAGAATGAGGCGGATTTCAAGGACAGTGAGGAGAGCTTTGCTGAGCTGCGGGACATGGGGGTGGCCCTTGTGTTTGGGCCCCAGTCCGAGGAACTGCTGGACGGCGTAAGCCTGGTCATTGTTTCACCGGCTGTACCTGCCCGTATCCCCTTGATCCAGGCTGCGTACCAGCGGAAAATCCGCGTGGCCAGCGAAGTGGAGCTGGCCTATCGGCTGAAGAAGGCACCCATCTGTGCCGTGACGGGCACCAATGGCAAGACCACTACGGTAACGCTGTTGGGCCTGTTGCTGGAAGCGCATTTCGATAAGGTCGGCGTGGGGGGCAATATCGGTGTGCCTCTGTCGGAAGTGGCGTTGGAGATTCCCGCCGACGGCTGCATCGCCGCCGAGATTTCCAGCTATCAGATGGAGGTCACCGAGGAATTCCATCCCCGTGTGGCAACGGTCCTCAATGTCACTCCCGACCATATCGTGCGCCATGGTTCCATCGAGGAATACCAGCGCATGAAGGAACGCATGTTTGCCCAGCAGAATAGCAAAGATTTCCTGGTGCTGAACTATGACGATGACCGGGTAAAGGATATGGCCAATCGTGCCAGTGCCCATGTGGTTTTCTTCAGCCGTCAGGTGCATCTCCATGAAGGGGCTTATCTCGAAGGGGATATGCTGACCATTGCCTGGAACGGCGAGGATTATCCTCTCTGCACCATCGGCGAGCTGGGCATCAAGGGGGCCCATAATGTGGAAAATGCCCTGGCTGCTGTCATGTCGGCATTCCTGGCTGGTTGCACGGCAGAAGAGATGATACCCGTACTCAAGTCCTTCCGGGGCGTGGAGCATCGCATTGAATATGTGCGCACGCTGAATGGTGTGGAATATTACAACGACTCCAAGGCCACCAATACGGATTCCGCCATCAAGGCATTGGAAACCTTTGCGGATGGCATTGTGCTGCTGGCAGGCGGCGATGACAAGATGACCGACCTGACGGATTTCCTGGTTCGCGTCAAGGAGCGGGTTACGGATCTGGTGCTGGTCGGTGCTGCTGCCGACCGCTTCGAGCAGGAGGCCTTGAAGCACGGCTATCCGGCTGAGCATATCCATCGGGCCGGCTTCTCCATGGAAAAGGCCGTGGAACTGGCCCATGACCTGGCCAAGGCACCGCAGGTGGTGCTGCTTTCTCCGGCCTGCGCCAGCTTCGATATGTATAATGGCATGGCAGAGCGCGGTCGTCACTTCAAGGATTTAGTGGATAAATTACAGTAA
- a CDS encoding UDP-N-acetylmuramoyl-tripeptide--D-alanyl-D-alanine ligase — translation MFTLDEIVKAISAKIYKEEKKDFSAVVTDTRKISAGVLFVALKGERFNGEDFAAEALEKGAAGVVVSENCAQEQLDKCQGTVLQVADTLTAYQLIAKAWRDKFPQIPVVAITGSNGKTTTKDLTAAVLSAKGDVLKTQANFNNEIGLPLTLLGLKAEHKAAVVEIGMRGFHQIDALAPIASPQIGIVTNVGETHMELLGSLENIAKAKQELVEAIPAGGTVILNADNKYVAGMGSAAKEGVKVMTFGIEKDADVKGEALHTEGNVTKFMVTYANERHEYEVNMVGRHNVYNTLAAIAAGFAMGLTPDEVRRGLGNLEATKMRFELQQVKEWNVVNDAYNASPMSMTAAINTLSELAKGRKIAVLGDMLELGSVSEEAHIHVGEEVAEHGFTALVTRGEMGNFIAKGAEAKGMTAVYRCASHEEAADKLHELLQPGDTLLFKGSRGMAMEKIIDLL, via the coding sequence ATGTTTACTCTTGATGAGATTGTAAAGGCCATTAGCGCCAAGATATATAAGGAAGAAAAGAAGGATTTCAGCGCTGTAGTCACCGATACCCGCAAGATCAGCGCAGGCGTGCTCTTTGTGGCCCTGAAGGGCGAGCGCTTCAATGGGGAGGATTTCGCCGCTGAAGCCTTGGAAAAGGGAGCTGCCGGCGTTGTGGTCAGCGAAAACTGCGCTCAGGAACAGCTGGACAAATGTCAGGGCACGGTGCTGCAGGTTGCCGATACGCTGACGGCCTATCAGTTGATTGCCAAGGCATGGCGCGACAAGTTCCCCCAGATTCCCGTAGTAGCCATCACTGGTTCCAACGGAAAGACTACCACCAAGGATCTGACGGCAGCTGTGCTGTCCGCCAAAGGTGATGTGCTCAAGACGCAGGCCAACTTCAACAATGAAATCGGTCTGCCGCTGACACTGCTGGGCCTGAAAGCGGAACATAAAGCCGCCGTGGTGGAAATCGGCATGCGCGGCTTCCATCAGATTGACGCGCTGGCGCCCATCGCTTCACCCCAGATCGGCATCGTGACCAATGTGGGGGAAACCCATATGGAACTTCTTGGTTCTCTCGAGAATATCGCCAAGGCTAAGCAGGAGCTGGTGGAAGCCATTCCTGCGGGCGGCACGGTGATCCTGAATGCCGACAACAAGTATGTGGCAGGCATGGGCTCTGCAGCGAAAGAGGGCGTCAAGGTCATGACCTTCGGCATCGAAAAGGATGCAGATGTCAAGGGCGAGGCCCTGCATACGGAGGGAAATGTCACGAAGTTCATGGTGACTTATGCCAATGAACGCCATGAGTATGAGGTCAATATGGTGGGGCGCCATAATGTCTATAACACCCTGGCAGCTATTGCCGCCGGCTTTGCCATGGGGCTGACGCCGGATGAAGTGCGCAGGGGCCTGGGCAATCTCGAAGCCACGAAGATGCGCTTTGAGCTGCAGCAGGTCAAGGAATGGAATGTGGTCAATGACGCCTACAACGCCAGCCCCATGTCCATGACAGCGGCCATCAATACCCTGTCGGAACTGGCCAAAGGCCGCAAGATTGCCGTGCTCGGTGATATGCTGGAATTGGGCAGTGTGTCCGAAGAGGCGCATATCCATGTAGGTGAGGAAGTGGCGGAGCATGGCTTTACGGCGCTCGTTACCCGCGGCGAGATGGGCAATTTCATCGCCAAGGGGGCAGAAGCCAAGGGCATGACAGCGGTTTACCGCTGCGCCAGCCATGAGGAGGCGGCAGACAAACTCCATGAACTGCTGCAGCCCGGTGATACCCTGCTTTTCAAGGGTTCCCGCGGCATGGCGATGGAAAAGATCATTGATTTACTTTAA
- a CDS encoding UDP-N-acetylmuramoyl-L-alanyl-D-glutamate--2,6-diaminopimelate ligase has product MKTLAQLAELVEGSVIKGDKNIEITGIEHDSRKVEEGTLFVCIAGFHVDGHKFIPQAVEKGAKAILTTRSIEEVEVPEGIAVLQVPELKEALDTIVPFFHDYPAQKMRVIGITGTNGKTTTSYLIRAILREAGYKVGLIGTIQIMMEEEVFPIHNTTPDVVELQHTLAIMRDKGMDYVVMEVSSHALDQNRVAGIEFDTAVFSNLTQDHLDYHKTLENYKLAKAKLFDLLGQEGVKENKTAVVNADDEAGKTMLEHAQCRHLTYGIDNKASLQATNVEVLASGANFTLTEEFLGGMDLQLHITGIFNVYNVMAAVGAAIAEKIDPPVIRKALSEFTSVPGRFELVKAGQDFSIIVDYAHTPDGVENVLNTARRIAKKKIIAVFGCGGDRDRTKRPIMGRLAAKLADVVIATSDNPRSEDPAFILSEVEAGVKETIGDKHHECIIDRREAIFRAVELAETDDIVIILGKGHEDYQILKDKTIHFDDKEVARDAVAAKKEQN; this is encoded by the coding sequence ATGAAGACATTAGCGCAGCTTGCAGAGCTGGTGGAAGGCTCTGTTATCAAAGGCGACAAAAATATAGAAATCACAGGGATTGAGCATGATTCCCGTAAGGTAGAGGAAGGTACGCTCTTCGTGTGCATTGCCGGTTTCCATGTGGATGGCCATAAGTTCATCCCACAGGCAGTGGAGAAGGGGGCCAAGGCTATCCTGACCACCCGCAGCATTGAAGAAGTGGAAGTGCCGGAAGGCATTGCGGTACTTCAGGTGCCGGAGCTCAAAGAAGCGCTGGATACCATTGTGCCCTTCTTCCATGATTACCCGGCGCAGAAGATGCGGGTAATCGGCATCACGGGTACCAATGGCAAGACCACGACAAGCTATCTGATCCGAGCTATCCTGCGGGAAGCTGGTTACAAGGTGGGGCTTATCGGCACCATCCAGATCATGATGGAAGAGGAAGTTTTCCCAATTCACAATACCACGCCGGATGTGGTGGAACTGCAGCATACTCTGGCCATCATGCGGGACAAGGGCATGGACTATGTGGTCATGGAGGTTTCCTCCCATGCCCTCGACCAGAATCGCGTAGCGGGCATCGAGTTCGATACGGCAGTGTTCTCCAACCTGACCCAGGACCATCTGGACTACCATAAGACTTTGGAAAACTACAAGCTGGCCAAGGCCAAGCTCTTTGATCTGCTGGGGCAGGAAGGCGTCAAGGAAAACAAGACGGCTGTGGTCAATGCCGATGATGAGGCAGGCAAGACCATGCTGGAACATGCCCAGTGCCGCCATCTGACCTACGGCATTGATAACAAGGCCAGCCTGCAGGCCACCAATGTGGAAGTTCTGGCCAGCGGGGCCAATTTCACCCTGACGGAAGAATTCCTCGGCGGGATGGATCTGCAGCTGCATATCACCGGCATCTTCAATGTCTATAACGTGATGGCCGCAGTAGGCGCTGCCATTGCGGAAAAAATCGATCCGCCTGTCATCCGGAAGGCGCTGTCTGAGTTCACCAGTGTGCCGGGGCGTTTCGAGCTTGTGAAGGCAGGGCAGGATTTCTCCATCATCGTGGATTATGCTCATACGCCGGATGGGGTGGAAAACGTGCTGAACACGGCCCGCCGCATTGCGAAAAAGAAAATCATCGCCGTGTTCGGCTGCGGCGGCGACCGCGACCGCACGAAGCGTCCGATCATGGGGCGTCTGGCCGCCAAGCTCGCCGATGTGGTGATTGCCACCTCCGACAACCCCCGCAGCGAAGATCCGGCCTTCATCCTCAGTGAAGTGGAAGCTGGCGTCAAGGAAACTATCGGCGACAAGCACCATGAGTGCATCATTGACCGCCGTGAAGCCATCTTCCGCGCCGTGGAACTGGCGGAAACGGACGATATCGTGATCATCCTGGGCAAGGGCCATGAGGATTATCAGATTCTCAAAGACAAGACCATCCACTTTGACGATAAGGAAGTTGCCCGGGATGCTGTGGCAGCAAAAAAGGAGCAGAACTGA
- the murG gene encoding undecaprenyldiphospho-muramoylpentapeptide beta-N-acetylglucosaminyltransferase has protein sequence MNIIVSGGGTGGHIYPALTIMRTIEEKYPDTKFLYVGTNKGLEADIIPKENIPFATVDIQGFKRSLSPANFVRAGLAAIGVAKAMNVVRKFKPDAVIGTGGYVCGPVLMAASMLGIPTLIQEQNVVPGITNKILAKFVTKIAAGTPEAAKHFPAGKVVCTGNPIRKEVMTAAREDGAKAFGFDPAKKTVLISGGSRGARSINNAMIDVLAAAAKQTEVQYLHVTGKLDYEDILGRLAEKGVKLNETPNIKVEPYLYNMPAAMAMADLVVYRAGATGLAELTARGIPSILIPYPYAAENHQEHNARALEAAGAAKVILNRDLKSDILQSTLQELLADDAKLAAMAAASKALGKPQAAEDIAGLVIEMTQGRKTK, from the coding sequence ATGAATATCATTGTTTCCGGTGGCGGCACCGGCGGGCATATCTATCCGGCGCTGACCATCATGCGTACCATTGAGGAAAAATACCCCGATACCAAATTCCTCTATGTGGGCACCAATAAGGGGCTGGAGGCGGACATCATTCCCAAGGAAAATATCCCCTTCGCCACGGTGGATATTCAGGGCTTCAAGCGCAGCCTGTCCCCGGCTAACTTCGTCCGGGCAGGCCTGGCTGCCATCGGCGTGGCCAAGGCCATGAACGTGGTGCGCAAGTTCAAGCCCGATGCGGTGATCGGTACGGGGGGATATGTCTGCGGCCCGGTGCTGATGGCCGCCAGCATGCTGGGGATTCCGACGCTGATCCAGGAACAGAATGTGGTGCCGGGCATCACCAATAAGATCTTGGCCAAGTTCGTGACGAAGATTGCGGCGGGCACACCGGAAGCGGCCAAGCATTTTCCGGCGGGCAAGGTCGTCTGCACGGGCAATCCCATCCGTAAGGAAGTTATGACGGCTGCCAGGGAAGATGGCGCCAAGGCCTTCGGTTTCGATCCGGCGAAGAAGACCGTGCTGATTTCCGGCGGCAGCCGCGGTGCCCGCAGCATCAACAACGCCATGATTGATGTATTGGCAGCGGCGGCCAAGCAGACGGAAGTGCAGTACCTCCATGTGACCGGCAAGCTGGACTATGAGGATATTCTCGGCCGTCTGGCCGAGAAGGGCGTAAAGCTTAATGAAACGCCGAATATCAAGGTGGAGCCTTACCTCTATAATATGCCGGCAGCCATGGCTATGGCGGATCTGGTGGTCTACCGTGCGGGAGCCACCGGTTTAGCAGAACTTACGGCCCGGGGAATCCCGTCCATCCTGATTCCCTATCCGTATGCGGCGGAGAACCATCAGGAACACAATGCCCGGGCGTTGGAGGCGGCAGGTGCGGCCAAGGTTATCCTGAACCGGGATTTGAAGAGTGATATCCTGCAGAGTACCCTGCAGGAACTTCTGGCTGATGATGCAAAACTTGCGGCCATGGCTGCGGCAAGCAAAGCCTTGGGGAAGCCCCAGGCGGCAGAAGATATTGCTGGGTTGGTTATTGAAATGACACAGGGGAGAAAGACTAAATGA
- the mraY gene encoding phospho-N-acetylmuramoyl-pentapeptide-transferase, which translates to MDSYILAAVVAAGFVLLTGPFFIPELHKLKFGQSIREEGPASHQAKSGTPTMGGIMIILGITIATLVAAPFSTEIILALFIMLGHFVLGFLDDYIKVVKKRNLGLKAKQKLLGQIIIAVVTTIIGTQMLGIDPTIWVPGLDVHINIGLGYFAFLAFIMVGTSNAVNLTDGLDGLASGTVAISASTYAVVCLLLGHGDLAIFATAIAAACVAFLRFNAHPAKVFMGDTGSLALGGAMAALGILTHTELLLALIGFIFMCETLSVIIQVISFKSTGRRVFRMSPIHHHFELGGWSEWKVVFVFWTVQLITCVAALKLL; encoded by the coding sequence TTGGATAGCTATATATTGGCGGCAGTGGTTGCCGCAGGTTTTGTTCTGCTGACCGGGCCTTTTTTCATCCCGGAACTGCATAAGCTGAAGTTTGGCCAGAGCATTCGTGAGGAAGGGCCGGCAAGTCATCAGGCCAAGAGCGGTACGCCGACCATGGGCGGCATCATGATTATCCTGGGGATAACCATCGCTACTCTGGTGGCCGCGCCGTTTTCCACGGAAATCATTTTGGCCTTGTTCATCATGCTGGGGCATTTTGTCCTGGGCTTCCTCGATGACTATATCAAGGTGGTCAAGAAGCGCAACTTAGGTCTGAAGGCCAAGCAGAAGCTGCTGGGGCAGATCATCATTGCCGTGGTTACGACAATCATCGGCACGCAGATGCTGGGCATTGATCCCACCATCTGGGTGCCGGGGCTGGATGTCCATATCAATATCGGCCTGGGATATTTCGCCTTTCTGGCTTTTATCATGGTGGGGACCAGCAATGCGGTGAACCTGACCGACGGTCTGGACGGGCTGGCTTCCGGTACCGTGGCCATATCTGCCAGCACTTATGCGGTGGTCTGCCTGCTGTTGGGGCATGGTGACTTGGCCATCTTTGCCACGGCCATTGCCGCTGCCTGCGTGGCGTTCCTGCGTTTCAATGCTCATCCCGCCAAGGTCTTTATGGGGGATACTGGTTCCCTGGCTCTGGGCGGCGCCATGGCTGCCCTGGGGATTCTGACACACACGGAATTATTGTTGGCCCTGATCGGTTTTATCTTTATGTGCGAAACGCTGTCAGTCATCATTCAGGTGATATCGTTTAAGTCCACGGGCAGGCGGGTGTTCCGCATGAGCCCCATCCATCATCATTTTGAATTGGGGGGCTGGTCCGAGTGGAAGGTGGTCTTCGTCTTCTGGACGGTACAGCTTATTACCTGTGTGGCAGCTTTGAAACTACTTTAA